The following are encoded together in the Planctobacterium marinum genome:
- a CDS encoding diacylglycerol kinase family protein: MKTPKSRPFSLYYCGATLLLLVPVILLPSPLISAFFGWAAISFAIVASAYLFKTPQIFRKKQDGRIPAAISWLLWPFLLCVHLYNKVARKRDPVPPLQEIVPGLYLARRLQPGDIEELEKHNISSILDATAEFDALQWTATSADMSYLNIPILDHQYPREDEVLKAINWIHGQRASNKNVVVHCALGRGRSVFLVAAYLLTQNRDKTVREVLTDINVIRQTAGLNMSQLRALEKIHQSEKITLYPNAWIVANPVSGGGKWPQYRKQICDLLGQYYALTVVETTEDCDGKELAQKAVKANADMVIAAGGDGTVNEVADVLKGTAMPMGLIPLGTTNALSHALWGFKAKAFPIETACDALIQRKIEKFDIGLCNEELFTLVLGIGFESRMIELADRNNKNESGQLAYLNGLFQAINEDQQHHLEIKFNDEDWLTLSTKSLVIANSAPLFTLLAQGGGRPDAKDGKLDITWLDETYQQGTVSGMLQLLLSEVNEPQNPTFKHRQAEQVTLKADEQITYSLDGEMRKAKSLSISVLPEALQIITLPEN, encoded by the coding sequence ATGAAAACACCGAAAAGCAGACCCTTTTCCCTCTACTACTGTGGCGCAACATTACTGCTTCTGGTGCCAGTAATATTGTTGCCCTCACCGCTGATCAGTGCATTTTTCGGCTGGGCGGCAATCTCATTCGCGATCGTAGCGAGTGCCTATCTTTTTAAAACACCGCAGATTTTTCGAAAAAAACAAGATGGCCGTATTCCAGCCGCTATCTCATGGTTACTTTGGCCGTTTCTGCTTTGCGTGCACCTTTACAACAAGGTGGCGCGCAAGCGTGATCCTGTTCCACCACTGCAAGAAATAGTTCCCGGCCTTTACCTGGCAAGAAGACTCCAACCCGGCGACATAGAAGAACTGGAAAAACACAATATCTCTTCCATACTGGACGCCACTGCAGAATTCGATGCCTTGCAATGGACCGCGACTTCTGCGGATATGTCCTACCTGAACATACCGATACTGGACCACCAATATCCGAGAGAGGACGAGGTTCTCAAAGCCATTAACTGGATCCACGGACAACGAGCCAGTAATAAAAATGTAGTGGTTCACTGTGCATTGGGAAGAGGTCGCTCTGTATTCCTCGTAGCGGCTTATTTACTCACACAAAACAGGGACAAAACGGTGCGCGAGGTATTGACGGATATCAATGTCATCCGACAGACCGCAGGTTTAAACATGTCGCAATTGCGCGCATTAGAAAAAATCCATCAAAGCGAAAAGATAACGCTATATCCCAACGCCTGGATTGTGGCCAACCCCGTATCTGGCGGCGGGAAATGGCCACAATATCGCAAACAGATCTGCGACTTATTGGGTCAGTACTACGCTCTTACCGTGGTGGAAACGACAGAAGACTGTGACGGTAAGGAATTAGCTCAAAAAGCCGTAAAAGCAAATGCGGATATGGTCATCGCCGCAGGTGGTGATGGCACCGTGAATGAGGTTGCAGATGTGCTCAAAGGCACTGCGATGCCAATGGGATTAATCCCCTTAGGCACCACCAATGCCCTGAGTCATGCTCTTTGGGGATTTAAAGCCAAGGCATTTCCGATAGAGACAGCCTGTGATGCCTTAATCCAGCGCAAAATTGAGAAGTTTGATATTGGTCTGTGTAATGAAGAGCTATTTACCCTGGTGCTGGGCATCGGTTTTGAATCGAGAATGATCGAACTTGCCGACAGAAACAACAAAAATGAATCAGGACAACTTGCTTACTTAAATGGTTTGTTTCAAGCGATTAACGAAGATCAACAACACCATCTTGAAATCAAGTTCAACGATGAAGACTGGTTAACACTGAGCACCAAAAGCTTAGTAATTGCCAATTCAGCACCCCTGTTCACGTTGCTGGCTCAAGGAGGTGGAAGGCCCGACGCCAAAGACGGCAAACTAGATATCACCTGGCTGGATGAAACTTACCAGCAAGGCACGGTGAGCGGCATGTTGCAACTGTTATTGTCAGAGGTAAATGAGCCTCAAAACCCTACCTTTAAACACAGGCAAGCGGAACAAGTCACCCTCAAAGCAGATGAGCAGATTACCTACAGCCTGGACGGTGAAATGAGGAAAGCCAAATCATTAAGCATTAGCGTGTTGCCGGAAGCATTGCAAATTATCACCTTACCTGAGAACTAA
- a CDS encoding universal stress protein, translating to MCFNSVLIQVSSDNSFQQRIHWAQKLTSAENSRIHGVYFQSGLSTMAEAAPDLVMAPEGVAYVPEIAKNSKTILKEDLQNVRKLINASSLDDKSFHWMTVPGELAEQLPLVSLTHDLVVLSRNWFNGYDKVKLNSLLPDLSASLSAPLLVLPEHVPEHEFFKKPLVVWDNSAQAARALKSALPLLTKVGTTGIFCDFHGSDEYDIVALEEVASWLECHGITVTTVNSAQDNKSLSASIHDVVAENNHDIVIIGAQQESMLRNMVFGNQTEQVLAQSSVPVLINN from the coding sequence ATGTGTTTTAACAGCGTTCTTATTCAGGTAAGCAGTGACAATAGTTTCCAACAACGCATTCATTGGGCTCAAAAACTGACCAGTGCTGAAAATAGCCGAATTCACGGTGTTTACTTTCAATCTGGGCTAAGCACTATGGCGGAGGCTGCACCTGATTTAGTCATGGCTCCGGAAGGCGTGGCCTATGTTCCAGAGATAGCTAAAAACAGTAAAACCATTTTAAAAGAAGATTTGCAAAACGTTCGCAAGCTGATCAACGCGTCGAGCCTTGATGACAAAAGCTTTCACTGGATGACGGTGCCCGGTGAACTGGCTGAGCAGCTTCCCCTTGTATCGCTAACCCATGACCTGGTAGTGCTCAGCAGAAACTGGTTCAATGGCTATGACAAGGTTAAACTCAATTCTCTTTTACCCGACCTGTCCGCCTCGCTAAGTGCCCCCTTGCTGGTATTACCCGAACACGTGCCAGAGCACGAATTCTTTAAAAAACCTCTAGTTGTTTGGGATAACAGTGCCCAAGCCGCTCGTGCACTAAAAAGTGCGCTGCCATTGCTAACTAAAGTGGGTACAACCGGTATTTTCTGTGATTTTCACGGTAGCGATGAATACGACATTGTCGCACTTGAAGAAGTTGCTTCATGGCTTGAATGTCATGGCATTACTGTGACAACGGTAAACAGTGCGCAGGACAACAAGTCACTCTCTGCTTCAATCCACGACGTGGTTGCCGAGAACAATCACGACATCGTTATCATCGGGGCCCAACAGGAATCTATGTTGCGCAACATGGTGTTTGGCAATCAAACAGAACAAGTCCTGGCCCAGTCCAGCGTCCCTGTATTGATCAATAATTAA